The DNA region TCGACGGGAGTATACGAAATTCTAGCTGGTAACATTATTTATGTCCACCAGGAACTGCGTAACGTAGACGTAACTGAATGAATAAGGTAATCTTGTTGCATTAGGCAGCCGCGGAGAAAATTGACTCTGCCAGACGGAACCCTGAGAAACGTTGTTAACTTCCAGTTTCACGTTGCCGTCCTTAAGGATGACCACGCTATATGGCCATGGACGAGGACGGTGCTGTCTAAGCAAAAACAACGAAAACTACCTAATAAAAGATTACGCTCCGGTTGAAACGGTTTTGTATCTGTTCAAAGTTATTCTGAATATTAGTATGACGAATAGAATAATAAATGCTGTAAGTATATAGAGCATGGTAGTGCTGTTAATGAGCAAATTTTTCACAAGAATAATCTTCTGTTCAATCAATGGATATGACTGTAGCACTTCATTCATTATTTGTTGCTGATCCTGTGAAGCTGTAGGTCCACCTAGAAAATATGCAAGGTTACCATAATTTGCCTTGGAAAAAAAACGCTTTCCTGTGAAATAGAATGGTGGCGAATGGTGAAATATAGAAATAGCGACAAGAGAAAAATCTCTCATTACTGATAGTCCCTGTTGTTTCATTTCGGTTCAATGTTCCTATAAATTTATTGTATAAATTGCATTTGTGAGGATGTTGATGCAAAAAAACGAAGTAAGGAAGATTAGAATCAAGTTCTGGAATACCACTTGAGAGGGAAATTGTTCCCATTACTCCCTATAGCTGATACTTGAGCTAACACATTGCCACTTGAATCTATGATATAGAGCTCGTAGTTAGGTAGAGAATTAATGTCACAATTAAATTCATCTGAGAGTAGTTATAGATTTTAATGCCTTTAATGTCCTTGATTGTCAGGGTATCAAATTTGAGGATAGGACCCGCAGACTAGTCCGCCAAACACCCCGGAATAACCGGAGATAAATTTCTATTAACGGCAAAGTGTATTTGCGGATTATACATAAAAGGGTGCAAAAATAAATAATAGATATGGCATACGCTGAAGGAAACGCAAAGATGACCGACCAAAAACCACCAAGACATGTATCCGACATTGACAAACGGCTAACTATGCAATTTGACATTAGTTTCCTTCTGAAAGACCGTATTTCAGAAGAGACCAGGAAGCTTGGAATTACTGCTCCGGGTTTTACGTATTACCATTCAGACAGAATTGAATTATTCTTCTACCTTCCACCATCAATTGAGCAGCTTGCAGAGGGCAAAAGGGCAATAACGATGATGAAGGCAAAAAACAGAAACAATACGTGGATCGTGAGGTGCGATATCACAGACAGATCGGTGATTGACACAATAGAATCCCTCGTGGCAATCCCCTCGGTCGTCATAGATATGGTGTTGATGGATAAAGGTAGCCTGAAGATCAGATTCAGGTTTCATCATAATTTCATAAAGAATGCCTCTGACATCCTTCTATCTAAAATTGGAACGGTTGACGCCCTATCTATAAATTATTTCGGAGAGTCCCGCGGCATAGCATCCACCATTATTGAGCAGTCTTCCCGTATACATCTTTCAGCAATAAAATTCACCATGGAACCGAATTCGCTGCAGTTCGACGAGACAAACGAAATTTTCAGCCAGCCCTGGATGCGAGTACGCAAGTATGACAGCGGTGGCCAGAAGCTGCACCATGTATACTTCTTTTATGGAAAAGAATTTGACCCGAAGAAATACAATTTAAAAACAATCTCGAAAGAGGATAGTCTTTATGAGACCAATTCAGAAAATCCTGTATTGGTGTACCTTGTTTCGGAGTGCGAAAAACTTGGGCTCTTTTCGGATTCCATTCATATATACAACGGTAAAGTCCTCCTTGGACGTGTATGGATCCCTAGCGCCTTCGTTCCAGACTATGTTGGGCTCATCGCATCGGCTAGGGCAAAGTTCCCTGACTGGAACATAGAAATAGGTGGCGTGACATCCATGGAGGATGTGTTTGAACCTTCTTTCGATAGACTCAAGCACTAACACCTGTTAATGTTATTTAAAGAAAAATAAGCGCCATTTCGAATTTTATCATCCTATTTTGCTACGTCTTTCCATTCTCCTACAGATATCTGAGACTTTCAAGTGTTACATCAATCTCTGGAAATTTCACCCTTGCCCTGTTGACAATATCCATCATACGTCCTGTATTGGATACGGGCAATATGGTCTCGGAGTGCATGTTAGCCCCATCATACTTCTCCACAACCGAAACTACCGGCAATGGAAGTTCGTTGATGGATTTAGAGAAAAAATCCCACACAGGAAAAGAGATTGTAGACGAGAAGAGTCCATCCTTTCTGGAAATTTCCTTAAACGACTCGGGGAGATCTGAATTTGGAGCCCTCTGGAAGTAAAATAAAGAACTGACACCACCATCATCCGTGCGAAATCTTTGTTCCCTTATAAATTTGCTTTCGGATTTGCCCCCCATACCTATTTCTGTCAACCGTGGGGCCTTATATCTTATCCCCAATACGCAAAGTGGGATTTTTGCTCCAACAACTTTTATCAACCCGGGTAGACTAGAAGTTGGCCTGATTTCCAGTGTCAGCAGATCCGCGCCTCTTGCCAGGTTGTTAAGAATAATGTCAGATATCGCGGCCCTATCTGTATGATGAAACTTTAAATCTATATGAAGGCCCTTTCCATCGAGATACGAATAATTCAATACTGCAGAGGGCACCTTCCCGAGGTAGTCCATTATGCTTTCACCAGTAGTTTGCCCTTTCCCTCTCTCTATGACCCACGTGTCTCCCTTCCGTTGGGCCTTTAATGTTTCCATAATTACCTTCATTTCGTTGGTGACTTCGCTGGTGGGGGTAATCACGTAATACAGAGCAAACTGAGACCGCTCTAAAACCCACGTAGACAAGGCAAACAACTGGGCTTTCTCAAAGAACGGAGCAAGCGGGTTTTTGGATGGCATTGAAAAAGACAACTCAGTATCGAGTACCCCTTTGATCTCCTCAATTATCAATGTTATATTATCTGTAGTCCATATTTATTATTTTTCACCATTAAGCCTTAGAGATACGCCCTTGCGACCTGATGAATCCAAATCGTCAAGACAAAAGAAAATACCTGTCTTCTGTGTGGAGAGTTTTCAGTATTTTTAAGCACCAACGAACAAGCTATGATCGTATCTATTTAAGCAAGGTAACCTGAGATAAATTTGATCCTTGCCCTAATATTCCGTCCAGAAAATGCCTGAAATTCGTCCATGTAATAGTAACTTCATCATATTTTTACACTATCAAGGTTCGCTGGCGAATAAATATAAAGGATTTTGAGAAAATGTAAGGTTACTTATCCAGAACAACGAATTCTAAGCAAAGTATATAACAAGATCCAAGTATGACTATCTCACATAGATGGAATACAGACTTGGATGTTCAGGGTGGAGTTATATCCAATGGGTGGGGCCGTTCTATCCTTCAAGAACGAAGGCAAATGATTTTCTAAAACTGTATGCAAAGGTCTTCAATACTGTTGAAATCGACTCCACATTTTATCGTATCCCAAGCGTCTCCACTTTGAATAACTGGAGGAACTCGACTCCGGACGATTTCCTCTTCTGCCCAAAAGTCTTCAGAGAGATCACTCATGAATCAAGGTTAAGGGGCATCAACAATTCACTCAATTCCTTTCTGGATAGAATCCGAGAACTTGGAAAAAAGCTAGCTGTTGTGATCTTTCAGCTTCCACCTTCCCTCTCTCACAGTGAAGGTAGTGCCGATCTCGCAAACCTTGTAGAGTCCCTACCCTCAGACATCCAGTTCGCAGTGGAGTTCAGAGATAACTCGTGGTACATTGACGAAACATACCGACTTCTAAGACACAACAATGTCATCTTAGTCTGGTCTGAAGTAACAAAAGTCGTGAACCCGGGTGTTTCTACCAGTAAAGTCGCACTTCTTAGGCTTGTTGGGGATAGAAAAATACCAGAAGGTGATTTTGGAATAGTGCGCAAGAACAGGGATGCTGAAATAAAAAAGTGGACTAGTAAACTTAACGAAGAGAGATTTAGTCTAGATCACGTTTTTGCTTTTGCAAACAACCATTTCCAGGGTTTCGGGCCTGCAACCATTGATCTGCTTGGACAATCGCTTGGTCTAAAACCATTAAATTGGAGGCATGATGTGTTGCTGAATGGCCAAAAGAAGCAGGAAACATTGTTTTAGCAGTTTATAACTAAGAAATGTCCCCATAAGGCATATATATATTTCTAACCATGCAAAATGCTAGTACGATTAGTATCGTCGGTTTTTGAAAACTGGTCTAGTACAAACCTAACATTTGAAAGTACTGACTATAGAACCATTAAATGTCTTTCAATTTAGCAGTTATTTGTAAATTCTCACTCCCAATTGGTACGGATAATCTTTTTTCTGAACTTCTTGTCTACCATTGGAAATTGCCAAAGGGTGCCCCACGGCGGTGATAGTTGAAATTGTGAGCAAGACCGTATCAGTAGGGAATAGAATTGAGATTTTAATTAAAATGTATACTATGAAAGAAGTTGAATTCCAGTACATTTTATCATTTCTGTCGGAGATGCTTGAAAACTCACACACATCTCTGCGGTCCTTCACTGAATGCTTTGAAGTATTGGCACCACCCAAATGAAATGGTGTGGATTTCGTAAAGCCTCCAATGAAGGATGATAGGTATGTGCCAGTAGATTCTACCATTGTCCTGTCATTGACTGTGAAGATCATTAAGACAATATGGCAATACTCGGACAGAACAGCATAATAGAATGTTTGCCAGGGTCCCACCAACTGTTTACTTTTACTTCGAATCGTGAGATGATATCGTCTTTCGGCGCCACGCCTTGATCCATAACCAGCATTGTCTTCCTGAAACCCCCATTGACGCTTCCGATGCAGGGATTCCATTTCGTATCGCATACTGGATTCTATTTAAAAACAAATGTATGGTCACTTAAATCTATAGGTTTTTTCTCCATATCTTATCCGGGGGGAGAATCAATGCTCCCCGACTCAGAGGTGGTGGGGAGAGGCACTTTATATTACAGAATCATCTCGTCTTTAATAGAAAGCAGCAGTGCAGAGATCATACAATATACAACTTAAGGAATGAATTTCAGAAGATTTCGGAGAAGAAGAACTTCCTCGCAAGATCTAGACATCTGCCCGAATTTGAACACCCTCTATCCAATCGAAACCATAACGGCGATCACGAATCTGAAACCCCCCAAGTAAGATCGTGAATTGCATGCCGAAGCCATGAGCCGAACTTGAGCATTCACACAATAAGTTCAAATTCACAATTTATGCCGATATGACGTACACCAGCGATGATCAGCAGAAGCAGGCTGGATTGTTGCGAACTTGATTATTCCAATAATGCACAGAGTATATACGTTTTCCCGCGAAACAAGGGTCTAGGCAGAGAATACTCCCCGTATGACTGGTTTTGATATATCCCGTGGATGTACTCGCTCAAGACCGGTACAGAGTGGATTGATATCCGCGGAGGTGTCTAAGAAATAAAGTTCGCACATCGGTGAGTTGCGAACACCCACAGTTGAATATAAAAAGAAAGAGAATAGAATGATTACGCTTCTGGCTTTGCTGGTTGATTCAAGTCGTTCCCACACGATGGACAAAAATTGACATTTTCTGTTACCATTCTTCCACATTTCAAACATACTCTTCCTTTTGCTCCGTTACTGTTAGGTTTCCATACTAGCGCAAGAATACCGCCTATCAATCCAAGAAGGAATCCTATGAAAAATCCTCCGAATGAACCATACCAGCTTATAATAGAAAATACTAATATCAGCGCACCCCAAATGACATGGCTATTAGGATTTGAGTGTAACAGGCGACTCTGCGCTCGTGCCGTCTCTCATGGCTATATTGGCAATAAAAGCAAAGAAACAGAGGGATTGGGTCGATGTGACGGGGAACAAAGTTATGCAGCTGGGCCTAGATTTTCGATCCATATGGGCATAGATGATTTGATAGGGTGACTACTTTTATACACACATTGATATATTCCTGGATTCGATATCAGAACGTACAAAGAACCGTTTACATTTCCTTGTTGTTTGAAGAGTTTAAATCTAATATAAAGT from Thermoplasmataceae archaeon includes:
- a CDS encoding DUF72 domain-containing protein; the protein is MEYRLGCSGWSYIQWVGPFYPSRTKANDFLKLYAKVFNTVEIDSTFYRIPSVSTLNNWRNSTPDDFLFCPKVFREITHESRLRGINNSLNSFLDRIRELGKKLAVVIFQLPPSLSHSEGSADLANLVESLPSDIQFAVEFRDNSWYIDETYRLLRHNNVILVWSEVTKVVNPGVSTSKVALLRLVGDRKIPEGDFGIVRKNRDAEIKKWTSKLNEERFSLDHVFAFANNHFQGFGPATIDLLGQSLGLKPLNWRHDVLLNGQKKQETLF